DNA sequence from the Fuscovulum ytuae genome:
CGCTATGATGGCCGGGCCGAGATTGGCGGTATCCGCGTCGTGGATGCACCGATTCTTGCTGAACTTTTGAATGCGGTCTCTGTCGTTGGGATCATTGAACAGCTGAATGGCGAAGGGCTTCTCTTTTCCGAAGCGCAGGCGGATTTCCTGCTGACCCCTGCAGCGGTTGAGATTCGGCGCGGGTCGGCGGTCGGGGCATCGCTTGGTGTGACGATGGCCGGGGTCTATGGCACGGCAAATCGGGAACTGGCCTTGCAAGGGGTGGTGTCGCCCATCTACATGCTTAACGGCATCGGATCGGTGCTGACCCGGCGCGGCGAAGGGCTTTTCGGTTTCAACTACGAGTTGCGTGGAACGGCAGATCGGGCGCAGGTGTCGGTCAATCCGCTGTCGATCCTCACACCGGGGATGTTCCGCGAGCTTTTCCGCGGTGACCCGCCCAGACTTGGAAACCCTGACGGATGAAACTTTCGGATTTCGATTTTCACCTGCCGGAAGAGCTGATCGCGACCCGGCCTGCACGTCCGCGCACCCATGCGCGCCTGTTGCTGGCCGAAGGCGACACGATCGCGGATCGCCATGTCTATGACCTGCCGTCCATTTTTCGCCCCGGTGACCGGCTGATCCTGAACAATACCAAGGTCATTCCCGCCCGTCTGACGGGCCACCGGACGCGCGGCGATGCGGTGGCCAAGGTGGAGATCACGCTTCTTGAACCCGCCGCCGAGGGGTGGCGCGCGCTGGCCAAACCCCTGCGCAAGGTAAATGAAGGAGAGGTCATCGTCTTTTCCGACCGTCTTTCTGCCACGGTGGCCGAAAAGGGCGAAACCGACCTGCGCCTGACCTTCAACCTGACGGGCGACGATTTTGATGCCGCTTTGGCCGAGGCGGGGGCCATGCCCTTGCCGCCCTATATCGCGGCAAAGCGCGCGCCCGACGCGCAGGATGCCACGGATTACCAGACGGTCTTTGCCCGCCATGCCGGGGCTGTGGCGGCCCCTACGGCATCCTTGCATTTTGACGAACCGCTTTTGCGGTCACTGGCCGCGATGGGCGTGGATTTCACCGAAGTCACCCTGCATGTCGGGGCGGGAACCTTTCTTCCGGTCAAGGTCGATGACGTGACGACCCACAAGATGCATGCCGAATGGGGCCAGATCACCCCCGGCGCGGCGGCCGAGATCAATGCCACGAAACAGGCCGGGGGGCGCATTATCCCGGTGGGGACAACCGCGCTGCGCCTGATCGAATCCGCGGCGCGCGAGGATGGCGCGATGCAGCCATGGACGGGGCCGACCGATATCTTCATCTATCCCGGTTACCGCTTCCGGGTGACCGATGCCCTGATGACCAATTTCCATCTGCCCAAGAGCACGCTGATGATGCTGGTCTCTGCCCTGATGGGGCCAGAGCGCATCCGGCGCATCTATGCCCATGCCGTGGAAAGCCGCTATCGGTTTTTCAGTTATGGCGATTCTTCGCTGCTGATCCCCTGACGGGCGCGTGATAGCCCGCGTCGTATTCCTTCCTTGGTTTTGCGGTGCGGGTGCTATGCTTTTGGATGTCAGCTTGTCCGGTGCCGCCCCATGATCCCCGTCATCACTACCTCTTGGCCGCTGCTTCTGGGCGTGATGCTCTTGATGGTGGGGAACGGCATCCAAGGCACCCTTCTGGGCATCCGGGGGGCGATTGAGGGGTTTTCGACTTACGAGATTTCCATCGTCATGTCGGCCTATTTCGCGGGCTTCCTTGTCGGGTCGAAAGTGGCCCCTTCCTTGATCCGCAAGGTGGGGCATGTCCGTGTCTTCGCGGCGCTTGGCTCGCTGATTTCGGCGGTGCTGGTGGTGTATCCGGTGGCGGCGGATTGGATTGTGTGGACGGCGCTGCGCGTCCTGATCGGGTTTTGCTTTTCGGGCATCTATATCACCGCCGAAAGCTGGCTGAACAACGCCGCCACGAACGAAACCCGGGGGCAGGCGCTTTCGGCCTATATGATCGTGCAGATGGTGGGGATCATCGCCAGTCAGGCCATCCTGAACGTGGGCGATCCGTCGGGCTTCGTTCTGTTCGTGATCCCGTCTGTCCTTGTGTCGCTGGCCTTCATGCCGATCCTTCTGGCTCCCACGCCTGCGCCCATGTTCGAATCCACCAAGCCGCTGTCCTTCCGCGAGCTTTTCCGCATTTCGCCCTTGGGATGTGCGGGGATGCTTTTGACCGGGGGCGTGTTCTCGGCGATGTTCGGGATGGCCTCTGTTTGGGGCGCGATGGAGGGGCTTTCGGTCCGCGAAATCTCTATCTTCGTCGGCGCGCTTTATGTGGGCGGCCTTGTGCTGCAATACCCGATTGGTTGGCTGTCGGACCGGATGGATCGCCGCCTTCTGATCACCTCGCTTTCGGGGATCGCTGCGGTTTCGATGCTGTTGGCGGGGCTGTTTGATCTGCCCTTCTATGCCTATCTGGGCGCGGCGCTCATGCTGGGGGGCATCACCAACCCGGTCTATGCGCTGCTGATTGCCTATACCAACGACTTCCTGTCGAAGGACGACATGGCCGCTGCCAGCGCCGGGATGATCTTTCTGAACGGCTTTGGTGCGATTTTCGGCCCGCTGGTCACGGGTTGGTTGATGCAGCAGGTGGGGCCGGGCGGGTTCTTTCTGTTCATCTCGGTGCTGTTTGCCGGGCTGACGGGTTATGCCGTCTGGCGGATGACGCGCCGCGCCGCGCCGGAAAGCACCGCGCCGTCGCCCTTCATCGTTCCGACGGCCTCTTCGGTGGCGGCAACAGCCGTTATCGAAAAGGATCTCTGAAACAACCGACGGTGGAGGATGCGCAGTTGCGCCCGCCTCCTATACCTGCGACGGTTGCGACTTGAACAGGGAAGGAAACCCCATGTCGGACCCGGTCGAACTGCTCGATTTCTGGCTGGGGGAGATTGGCCCAGAGGGCTGGTATGCCGGCGGGGATGAGATCGATACGATCTGCCGCGAGCGGTTCGAGGACCTTTGGCAGGCGGCCCGCAATGGCCATCTTGATCATTGGATCGACGGCACCGCCCCGACGCTGGCCTTCGTGATCCTGACAGATCAATTGCCGCGCAACATGTTTCGCGGCAAGGCGGCGAGTTTTGCCACCGATTCCCGCGCCCTTGCCGCCGCGCGCCGCGCTGTCGAAATGGGTTGGGACATGGGGGCACCAGAACCGGAGCGGCAATTCTTCTATATGCCTTTTGAGCATTCCGAAGACCCCGTCGATCAATCGCTTGCCGTGAAACTGATGGAAGAACGCCTTCCGTCCGACCCTGACATGGCGCTGCATGCCCGCGTGCATCAATATGTGATCGCGCGCTTTGGCCGTTTTCCGGGCCGCAATCAGACCATGGGGCGTTTCAGCACGCCGGAAGAACAGGATTGGCTGGATTCCGGCGGCTATGGTGCCGAAGTGCGCCGCATGAAGGATGGCATGGACAGCCATGCATCAGGCGCATAGGCCCCCGGCGCTGCCTTCGTTGCTTGGGTGCGGAAAATAGTTTAAGGCCAAACCAATTTCTGTGAGGGAGGAAATCCGATGGCCGCAGCCTATGATGTGATCGTGATCGGTGCCGGTCCGGGTGGCTATGTCGCTGCAATCCGCGCGGCACAACTTGGCCTGAAGGTCGTGATCGTGGAACGCGAACATCTGGGCGGCATCTGCCTGAACTGGGGCTGCATCCCGACAAAGGCGCTGCTGCGGTCGGCCGAGGTGTTCCACCTCATGCATCGCGCCAAGGAATTCGGCCTGAAGGCAGACGGCATCGGCTATGATCTGCCCGCCGTCGTCGCCCGTTCACGCGGGGTGGCGAAACAACTGTCTTCTGGCATCGGCCATCTGATGAAGAAGAACAAGATTGCCGTCGTGATGGGGCAGGCCACCGTCACCGGCAAGGGCAAGGTGACGGTCAAAACGGATAAGGGTGCCGAAGACCTGACCGCGCCGCATATCATCCTTGCCACCGGGGCGCGTGCGCGCGAATTGCCGGGGCTTGAGGCGGATGGCGATCTGGTCTGGACCTATAAGCACGCGCTGCAACCCAAACGCATGCCCAAAAAGCTGCTGGTGATCGGATCAGGTGCAATCGGCATCGAATTCGCCAGCTTCTTCAACACGCTGGGTGCCGATACGACGGTGGTAGAGGTGATGGACCGCATCCTTCCGGTGGAAGATGCCGAGATCAGCGCCTTCGCCAAGAAGCAATTCGTCAAGCAGGGGATGAAAATCCTTGAAAAGGCGGGGGTCAAAAAGCTTGACCGCAAGCCGGGCGTGGGTGTCACCGCCCATATCGAAATGGGCGGCAAGATCGAAACCCATGAATTCGACACGGTGATTTCCGCCGTGGGCATCGTCGGGAATGTCGAAAATCTGGGGCTTGAGGCGCTGGGTGTGAAAATCGACCGCACCCATGTGGTGACCGATGAATATTGCCGCACCGGGGTGGATGGGCTTTACGCGATTGGCGACATCGCCGGGGCACCTTGGCTTGCCCATAAGGCCAGCCATGAGGGCGTCATGGTGGCCGAGTTGATTGCGGGTGGCCATCCGCATCCGATCAAGCCCAATTCCATCGCGGGTTGCACCTATTGCCACCCGCAGGTGGCCAGCGTCGGCCTGACCGAGGCGAAGGCGAAAGAGGCGGGCTATGACATCAAGGTTGGCCGTTTCCCCTTTATCGGCAATGGCAAGGCCATCGCCCTTGGTGAATCCGAAGGCATGATCAAGACCGTCTTCGACGCCAAGACAGGCGAGCTTTTGGGCGCGCATATGGTGGGGGCCGAGGTGACCGAGCTTATTCAGGGCTATGTCGTGGGCCGATCGCTGGAAACCACCGAGGAAGACCTGATGAACACCGTCTTCCCGCATCCGACCCTGTCCGAGATGATGCACGAAGCGGTGCTTGACGCCTACGGCCGCGCGCTGCACTTCTGAGGCGGCACCCGGACGGGCCGGGGCAGGGGGGCTGTCTGCCCCCCACGGGCCGCTGCGCGACCCTTCCCCCCGAGAGTATTTTTGCCAAGATGAAGGGGCAGGGTATGCGGGCTGTGGTGACGGTGTTTGCCCTTTGGCTCGCCGGGCTTGGGTCTGCCGCGCAATTCGGCAAACTGTCCGTGTCTTTCGACCTGATGGCTGCGCGCTATCCCGATTATGGGGCGGCGGGGATCGGGTTGATCGTGTCGATCGTCGGGATCGTGGGGTTGATCTTCGGCACCACGGCGGGGCTTTTGGTGGCACGCATTGGCCCGCGTCGGGCGATTGTTGCGGCGCTGGCCCTTGGTGCGGGGGTCTCGGCCTTGCAGGTGCTGCCTTTGCCCTATGCCGCGCTGATCGTTACCCGCGTTTTCGAGGGCATCTCGCACCTGTCCATCGTCGTCGTTGGCCCCACGATGATCGCAGGCCTTGCCGCACCGCGTTACCAAGGCTTTGCCATGACGCTGTGGAGCAGCTTTTTCGGCGTGACCTATGCCCTTCTGGCCCTGTTCGGCCCGCCCTTGCTGGCCCAAGGCAGCATTGTCCCGCTTTTCCTGACCCATGCCGCATGGATGGCGGCGCTGGCCCTTATCCTGCGGGCCTTGTTGCCCCCTGATCCGCCCGCGCCAAGCCTGACCATGGGCAACGGCCTGATCGCGCAGCATCTGGCCATCTATGCCTCGCCGCGCATCGCGGCGCCCGCGCTTGGCTTTGTGTTTTACACGGCGCTGTATGTGGCGGTCCTTACGCTCTTGCCGCCGCTTTTCCCGGAAGGGGAACGTGCCCTCGTTGCCGCCGGGATGCCGATTTTTTCCATCGTGGTTTCATTGACGCTGGGTGTCTGGGGGTTGCGCTATCTGACGGCGGTGCAGATGGTGCAGACGGGATATGCGCTTGGCGTTCTGGCGACGCTGGTTCTTTGGGGTGGTTGGGGGCAGGGGGGGCTTGCCCTTGTGGCGGCCTTCGGCCTTGCCGGGGCGATGGGGATCGTGCAGGGGGCCAGCTTTGCCTCCATCCCCGAACTGAACCAAGGGGCCGAGGATCGCGCCCGCGCCTCCGGGGCGGTGGCGCAACTTGGGAATGTCGGCACCACGACGGGCACGCCGGTGCTGGCCCTGATGATCGGCGCGATGGGGCCCATGGGCTTGATTGCCTTTTGCCTGCCGCTTTGCCTCTGCGGTATTGCGGCCCATGGCATCCAGGCCCGGCGTCGCGCCCGTCAGGCGTGACGCTGCACTTCGCCGCCGCAGCCGCACCAATCGCCGAAACCGCCGATATTCACGGCCTCATGCCCATATTGCTCCAACAGGCCCACGGCACGGCCCGCACGCGCCCCTGCCGCGCAGAAGACGGCGATGGGTTTGCCCGCCAAACGCTTGTCATAATCCGGGGAACGGGGATCGGCCTTGATCGGCAAAAGGCCCAGCGGAATATGGACCGCCCCTTTGGCCGTGCCCGAGGCAGAAACCTCACCCGCCTCGCGCACGTCGAGGAGGATCAATTGACCGGCCTTCGCAAGGTCGATGGCCTGTGGAACCGACGTGATCGCGATCATCGCTGCACCTTTCGCAGAAGAAATCTGCGTCCATACATATGCGAAAAATAGAATATGTAAAGGGTGTTCTGGCGGCCCTGAGGTGCATGCTGCAAACATTGCTCTTCCGCCCCGCATGTTCACCCATTGTTCACATTTTTGGATTGGAGACTCGGCCGCGATGCCCTATCTCTGGCCCATCCGTCCGGGGGAATGGCCATGGCCGAACAGAAGTTCATCGAAGTGCGCGGCGCGCGCGAGCACAATCTGAAGGGGGTCGACCTTGACATCCCGCGCGATCAGCTTGTGGTGATCACCGGCCTTTCCGGGTCTGGCAAGTCCTCGCTCGCCTTCGACACGATCTATGCCGAAGGGCAGCGCCGCTATGTGGAATCGCTTTCGGCCTATGCGCGGCAATTCCTCGACATGATGGGGAAACCCGATGTCGATCATATTTCGGGCCTGTCTCCGGCCATTTCCATTGAACAGAAGACCACGTCGAAGAACCCGCGCTCTACCGTTGGCACGGTGACAGAGATCTATGACTACCTCCGCCTGCTGTTCGCCCGCGTCGGCACGCCCTATAGCCCGGCCACGGGGCTGCCCATCACCGCGATGCAGGTGCAGGACATGGTGGATGCCGTCATGGCCATGGCAGAGGGCACGCGCGCCTATCTGTTGGCCCCGATCGTTCGGGACCGGAAGGGGGAGTATAAGAAAGAGTTCATCGACCTGCGCAAACAGGGGTTTCAGCGCGTCAAGGTCGATGGGCAATTCTATGAACTTGAAGAACCGCCCACGCTCGACAAGAAATTCCGCCACGATATCGACGTGGTGGTGGACCGGATCGTGGTGCGCGAAGGGATCGAAACGCGGCTTGCCGACAGTTTCCGCACCGCGCTGGACCTTGCCGATGGTATCGCGATCCTTGAAACCGCGCCGACCGAAGGCGATCCCGAACGCATCACCTATTCGGAAAACTTCGCCTGCCCGGTGTCGGGCTTTACCATCCCCGAGATTGAACCGCGCCTCTTTTCCTTTAACGCGCCCTTCGGGGCGTGCCCGGCCTGCGACGGGTTGGGGGTGGAACTGTTCTTCGACGACCGTCTGGTGGTGCCCGATCAGGGGCTGAACCTGATGCAGGGGGCGCTGGCCCCTTGGGCGAAATCAAAAAGCCCCTACTTCACGCAGACGATCCAAGCTCTTGCCAAACATTACGAATTCGACCCGAAGAAGAAATGGAAAGACCTGCCTGCGCATGTGCAGCAGCTGTTCCTTTATGGGTCCGGGGATGAGGAGATCCGCTTCCGCTATGATGAAGGCGGCCGCATCTACGAAGTGTCCCGCGTCTTTGAGGGCGTCATCCCGAACATGGAACGCCGTTATCGCGAAACCGATAGCGCTTGGGTGCGCGAGGAATTCGAGCGCTATCAGAACAACCGCAATTGCGGCACCTGTCATGGCTATCGTCTGAAGCCTGAGGCGCTGGCCGTGAAAATCGCGGGGCTGCATGTGGGCGAGGTCGTCCGCATGTCGATCAAAGAGGCCTATGCCTGGATCGGCACGGTGCCGGATCACCTGACCAATCAAAAGAACGAAATCGCCCGCGCCATTCTTAAGGAAATCCGCGAACGCCTTGGATTCCTTGTGAATGTGGGCCTTAATTATCTGACGCTTAGTCGCAATGCGGGCACCCTTTCTGGGGGTGAATCACAGCGTATCCGTCTGGCGTCGCAGATCGGGTCGGGGTTGACGGGGGTTCTTTATGTTCTCGACGAACCCTCCATCGGGTTGCACCAACGCGACAATGACAGGCTTCTGACCACGCTGAAAAACCTGCGGGATCAGGGCAACACGGTGCTGGTGGTGGAACATGACGAAGACGCGATCCGCGAGGCGGATTATGTCTTTGACATCGGCCCCGGCGCAGGCGTGCATGGCGGCCGTGTGGTCAGCCATGGCACACCGCAGCAGGTGGCCGCCGATCCTGTCAGTCTGACTGGGCAATATCTCTCGGGGCAGCGCGAGATTGCGGTGCCAAAAACGCGGCGCAGCGGCAGCGGGAAAAAGCTTACCGTTGTCGGGGCTTCTGGGAACAACCTCAAGAACGTCACGGTCGACTTCCCGTTGGGCAAATTCGTCTGCGTCACGGGTGTGTCGGGTGGGGGCAAGTCGACGCTGACCATCGAAACCCTGTTCAAGACGGCCGCCATGCGCTTGAACGGCGCACGGGAAACACCCGCGCCTTGCGAGACGATCAAGGGGTTCGAACATCTCGACAAGGTCATCGATATCGACCAGCGCCCCATCGGACGCACGCCGCGATCGA
Encoded proteins:
- the queA gene encoding tRNA preQ1(34) S-adenosylmethionine ribosyltransferase-isomerase QueA, which encodes MKLSDFDFHLPEELIATRPARPRTHARLLLAEGDTIADRHVYDLPSIFRPGDRLILNNTKVIPARLTGHRTRGDAVAKVEITLLEPAAEGWRALAKPLRKVNEGEVIVFSDRLSATVAEKGETDLRLTFNLTGDDFDAALAEAGAMPLPPYIAAKRAPDAQDATDYQTVFARHAGAVAAPTASLHFDEPLLRSLAAMGVDFTEVTLHVGAGTFLPVKVDDVTTHKMHAEWGQITPGAAAEINATKQAGGRIIPVGTTALRLIESAAREDGAMQPWTGPTDIFIYPGYRFRVTDALMTNFHLPKSTLMMLVSALMGPERIRRIYAHAVESRYRFFSYGDSSLLIP
- a CDS encoding MFS transporter — encoded protein: MIPVITTSWPLLLGVMLLMVGNGIQGTLLGIRGAIEGFSTYEISIVMSAYFAGFLVGSKVAPSLIRKVGHVRVFAALGSLISAVLVVYPVAADWIVWTALRVLIGFCFSGIYITAESWLNNAATNETRGQALSAYMIVQMVGIIASQAILNVGDPSGFVLFVIPSVLVSLAFMPILLAPTPAPMFESTKPLSFRELFRISPLGCAGMLLTGGVFSAMFGMASVWGAMEGLSVREISIFVGALYVGGLVLQYPIGWLSDRMDRRLLITSLSGIAAVSMLLAGLFDLPFYAYLGAALMLGGITNPVYALLIAYTNDFLSKDDMAAASAGMIFLNGFGAIFGPLVTGWLMQQVGPGGFFLFISVLFAGLTGYAVWRMTRRAAPESTAPSPFIVPTASSVAATAVIEKDL
- a CDS encoding DUF924 family protein, translated to MSDPVELLDFWLGEIGPEGWYAGGDEIDTICRERFEDLWQAARNGHLDHWIDGTAPTLAFVILTDQLPRNMFRGKAASFATDSRALAAARRAVEMGWDMGAPEPERQFFYMPFEHSEDPVDQSLAVKLMEERLPSDPDMALHARVHQYVIARFGRFPGRNQTMGRFSTPEEQDWLDSGGYGAEVRRMKDGMDSHASGA
- the lpdA gene encoding dihydrolipoyl dehydrogenase, giving the protein MAAAYDVIVIGAGPGGYVAAIRAAQLGLKVVIVEREHLGGICLNWGCIPTKALLRSAEVFHLMHRAKEFGLKADGIGYDLPAVVARSRGVAKQLSSGIGHLMKKNKIAVVMGQATVTGKGKVTVKTDKGAEDLTAPHIILATGARARELPGLEADGDLVWTYKHALQPKRMPKKLLVIGSGAIGIEFASFFNTLGADTTVVEVMDRILPVEDAEISAFAKKQFVKQGMKILEKAGVKKLDRKPGVGVTAHIEMGGKIETHEFDTVISAVGIVGNVENLGLEALGVKIDRTHVVTDEYCRTGVDGLYAIGDIAGAPWLAHKASHEGVMVAELIAGGHPHPIKPNSIAGCTYCHPQVASVGLTEAKAKEAGYDIKVGRFPFIGNGKAIALGESEGMIKTVFDAKTGELLGAHMVGAEVTELIQGYVVGRSLETTEEDLMNTVFPHPTLSEMMHEAVLDAYGRALHF
- a CDS encoding MFS transporter, with amino-acid sequence MTVFALWLAGLGSAAQFGKLSVSFDLMAARYPDYGAAGIGLIVSIVGIVGLIFGTTAGLLVARIGPRRAIVAALALGAGVSALQVLPLPYAALIVTRVFEGISHLSIVVVGPTMIAGLAAPRYQGFAMTLWSSFFGVTYALLALFGPPLLAQGSIVPLFLTHAAWMAALALILRALLPPDPPAPSLTMGNGLIAQHLAIYASPRIAAPALGFVFYTALYVAVLTLLPPLFPEGERALVAAGMPIFSIVVSLTLGVWGLRYLTAVQMVQTGYALGVLATLVLWGGWGQGGLALVAAFGLAGAMGIVQGASFASIPELNQGAEDRARASGAVAQLGNVGTTTGTPVLALMIGAMGPMGLIAFCLPLCLCGIAAHGIQARRRARQA
- a CDS encoding rhodanese-like domain-containing protein — translated: MIAITSVPQAIDLAKAGQLILLDVREAGEVSASGTAKGAVHIPLGLLPIKADPRSPDYDKRLAGKPIAVFCAAGARAGRAVGLLEQYGHEAVNIGGFGDWCGCGGEVQRHA
- the uvrA gene encoding excinuclease ABC subunit UvrA translates to MAEQKFIEVRGAREHNLKGVDLDIPRDQLVVITGLSGSGKSSLAFDTIYAEGQRRYVESLSAYARQFLDMMGKPDVDHISGLSPAISIEQKTTSKNPRSTVGTVTEIYDYLRLLFARVGTPYSPATGLPITAMQVQDMVDAVMAMAEGTRAYLLAPIVRDRKGEYKKEFIDLRKQGFQRVKVDGQFYELEEPPTLDKKFRHDIDVVVDRIVVREGIETRLADSFRTALDLADGIAILETAPTEGDPERITYSENFACPVSGFTIPEIEPRLFSFNAPFGACPACDGLGVELFFDDRLVVPDQGLNLMQGALAPWAKSKSPYFTQTIQALAKHYEFDPKKKWKDLPAHVQQLFLYGSGDEEIRFRYDEGGRIYEVSRVFEGVIPNMERRYRETDSAWVREEFERYQNNRNCGTCHGYRLKPEALAVKIAGLHVGEVVRMSIKEAYAWIGTVPDHLTNQKNEIARAILKEIRERLGFLVNVGLNYLTLSRNAGTLSGGESQRIRLASQIGSGLTGVLYVLDEPSIGLHQRDNDRLLTTLKNLRDQGNTVLVVEHDEDAIREADYVFDIGPGAGVHGGRVVSHGTPQQVAADPVSLTGQYLSGQREIAVPKTRRSGSGKKLTVVGASGNNLKNVTVDFPLGKFVCVTGVSGGGKSTLTIETLFKTAAMRLNGARETPAPCETIKGFEHLDKVIDIDQRPIGRTPRSNPATYTGAFTPIRDWFAGLPESKARGYQPGRFSFNVKGGRCEACQGDGVIKIEMHFLPDVYVTCETCKGQRYNRETLEIKFKNKSISDVLDMTCEDAQGFFQAVPAIREKMDALCQVGLGYIKVGQQATTLSGGEAQRVKLSKELSRRATGRTLYILDEPTTGLHFEDVRKLLEVLHELVDQGNTVVVIEHNLDVIKTADWIIDIGPEGGDGGGEIVATGTPEEVAKVERSHTGRYLRDMLKPRRVAAE